The segment ATTGCAGAATTATAAAATCAAAATGATATAAAAGCGCTCTAGGGCGCTTTTTTAAATGATTTTTATCACAGTATGTTTACATTAAATACTATTTCGCTTTATGGTAGTAGCGTATATTTTATCGAGCAACCATACTGAATAAGTGTACCAAGTAAAAATAAGGATATTTCGCATGAGCTTGAATGACGTACCAGCAGGCAAATCTTTACCTGATGATCTGTATGTAGTAATAGAAATCCCTGCTAATGCAGACCCAATTAAATACGAAGTAGATAAAGACTCTGGCGCCGTATTTGTTGACCGATTTATGTCTGCACCCATGTTTTACCCATGCAACTACGGCTATGTAAATAATACGCTATCACTCGATGGTGACCCAGTTGATGTGTTGGTGCCAACACCTCATCCACTAATGCCGGGCTCTGTCATTCGCTGTCGTCCTGTTGGCGTATTGAAAATGACCGATGAATCTGGTGAAGATGCAAAAGTTGTCGCGGTACCACATACTAAGCTCTCTAAAGAGTACGACCACATCCAAGATGTCGACGACCTTCCAGAACTGCTTAAGGCACAAATCACACACTTTTTTGAGCGTTACAAAGAGCTTGAGTCAGGCAAGTGGGTGAAAGTGGATGGTTGGGCGGATGCCGAGGCTGCACGTCAGGAAATCCTCGAGTCTTACGAGCGAGCACAGAAATAACCCGCTTGCTCAAATCATAAAAAGCCAGCTCTTCGCTGGCTTTTTGCTTATGAGGCTTGATCTACTAGATAGCTTTCGAGAATTTAGCGCGGAAGAACGGATCTACAT is part of the Vibrio ponticus genome and harbors:
- the ppa gene encoding inorganic diphosphatase, producing the protein MSLNDVPAGKSLPDDLYVVIEIPANADPIKYEVDKDSGAVFVDRFMSAPMFYPCNYGYVNNTLSLDGDPVDVLVPTPHPLMPGSVIRCRPVGVLKMTDESGEDAKVVAVPHTKLSKEYDHIQDVDDLPELLKAQITHFFERYKELESGKWVKVDGWADAEAARQEILESYERAQK